The following proteins are co-located in the Triticum aestivum cultivar Chinese Spring chromosome 1A, IWGSC CS RefSeq v2.1, whole genome shotgun sequence genome:
- the LOC123055768 gene encoding isopentenyl-diphosphate Delta-isomerase I gives MAASAARSLALFSSAASLGLGRASSRLALSSPSSHSGLLPRPALAFRGRASFAATAVVMGKAGAVDAEADAGMDAVQRRLMFDDECILVDEQDNVIGHESKYNCHLMEKIESGHALHRAFSVFLFNSKYELLLQQRSTTKVTFPLVWTNTCCSHPLHRESELIEENCQGVRNAAQRKLFDELGIQAEDLPVDQFIPLGKILYKAPSDGKWGEHELDYLLFMVRDVKLNPNPEEVSDVKYVNRDELKQLIKKADDGEGGIKLSPWFRLVVDNFLMGWWDHVEQGTLKEVADMKTIHKL, from the exons ATGGCGGCCTCGGCGGCGCGCTCCCTCGCGCTCTTCTCCTCCGCCGCCTCGCTCGGCCTCGGCCGCGCCTCGTCCCGCCTCGcgctctcctccccctcctcccactcggggcttctCCCCCGGCCGGCGCTCGCCTTCCGCGGACGCGCCTCCTTCGCCGCCACGGCCGTCGTGATGGGGAAGGCCGGCGCCGTCGACGCCGAGGCCGACGCAGGGATGGACGCCGTCCAGCGCAGGCTCATGTTCGACGACGA GTGCATATTAGTCGATGAACAGGACAATGTCATCGGCCACGAGTCAAAGTATAACT gccatctcatggaaaagaTAGAATCAGGGCATGCCCTTCACAGAGCGTTCAGTGTTTTTCTTTTCAACTCCAAATATGAGTTGTTACTTCAG CAACGGTCTACGACAAAAGTGACATTTCCACTTGTCTGGACAAACACTTGCTGTAGCCACCCTTTACACCGTGAATCTGAGCTCATTGAGGAGAACTGCCAAG GTGTCAGAAATGCAGCACAGAGGAAACTATTTGATGAACTGGGAATACAGGCTGAAGATTTACCAGTTGACCAATTCATCCCACTCGGGAAGATTCTTTACAAGGCTCCATCTGATGGAAAATGGGGCGAACACGAGC TGGACTACCTCCTGTTCATGGTTCGCGACGTGAAGCTCAACCCAAACCCAGAAGAAGTGTCCGACGTCAAGTACGTGAACCGCGATGAGCTGAAGCAGCTGATTAAGAAAGCAGATGATGGGGAAGGTGGCATCAAGCTGTCCCCTTGGTTCAGGCTGGTGGTGGACAACTTCCTGATGGGCTGGTGGGATCATGTTGAGCAAGGGACTCTGAAGGAGGTTGCCGACATGAAAACCATTCATAAGTTGTAG
- the LOC123055776 gene encoding uncharacterized protein codes for MLVWGEATPHQPPLRVERVPPLPARSLIFSDGLAGRSGDGRGAWRCPMYIESRYRLRSSSAHVAYGCMPMWRAPPPRTSSGWWLTVAASQARLAGGQSLPRGVLLAHPPISSSGPLFWRLSATSLARGVAVVVKTKSRRDGEPDRVSALIRWLFGSGLGASYGVRRPAGSITSSYMLAEGRPFYFFLPAKMPKGRQLIFCTESMAWCHGSLVVPSGNVPGDGEVTAVQKMSRTRLLFLSGCWGPLCKRQGPVCYLQLVLGPSVKCCVLHVQC; via the coding sequence ATGCTGGTCTGGGGAGAAGCGACTCCACACCAGCCCCCGTTGAGAGTCGAGAGAGTTCCACCGCTCCCGGCCCGATCCCTTATCTTCTCCGACGGCCTCGCCGGCCGGAGCGGAGACGGGAGAGGTGCATGGCGTTGTCCTATGTATATAGAATCTAGGTATAGGTTGAGGTCGAGTAGTGCCCATGTGGCGTATGGCTGTATGCCGATGTGGAGAGCGCCGCCGCCGCGTACGAGCAGCGGCTGGTGGCTCACGGTGGCTGCGTCTCAGGCAAGGCTGGCTGGCGGCCAGTCGCTGCCGAGGGGCGTGCTGCTGGCTCATCCACCAATAAGCTCGTCTGGTCCCCTGTTCTGGAGGCTCTCCGCTACTTCTCTAGCTCGTGGCGTCGCCGTGGTGGTGAAGACGAAGAGTAGAAGAGATGGAGAACCAGATCGGGTCAGTGCTCTTATCCGGTGGCTGTTTGGGAGTGGCCTTGGCGCCAGCTACGGCGTTCGGCGGCCGGCCGGCTCCATCACGTCATCGTACATGCTGGCCGAAGGGCGGCCTTTCTACTTCTTCCTCCCGGCCAAGATGCCTAAAGGGAGGCAGCTCATCTTCTGCACGGAGTCTATGGCGTGGTGCCATGGAAGCTTAGTTGTCCCAAGTGGCAATGTCCCCGGCGACGGCGAAGTTACGGCCGTGCAGAAGATGtcaaggacccgattgcttttcTTATCTGGTTGTTGGGGTCCTCTTTGTAAAAGACAGGGACCAGTGTGTTATTTGCAGTTAGTTCTGGGTCCGTCTGTAAAATGCTGTGTACTTCATGTTCAGTGTTAA